A single Branchiostoma floridae strain S238N-H82 chromosome 11, Bfl_VNyyK, whole genome shotgun sequence DNA region contains:
- the LOC118426520 gene encoding uncharacterized protein LOC118426520: MAGPAREGVSVADIRHLDFRATLLGISDELTDEETANLKLFCSHLIPKGQLANLGRAADVFDRLKQLDKIDQENLGFVKEILERMGRQDLIKDVLWQFEQPGRELPERVSDVDRRHFDFVHVLLRLSDGLTDEETANFKYFCLDFVPIPARGQLAQLRRAIDVFYKLRELDKMDQENLDLVEEILERMGRRDLIRNVLRPFQPPDREIPENPDLQPGTSDGSVNTDGTADVMSNIYVVVQGQVRMVQEYLDRLRNSLASLCRTRKSQLMYRRYRRDRSVLVHFSIPRENTAVLRLMADYSDPRLVYMGIKSLQIDAEPPITITQEAMLFDVKRQYPADDIDVGCSTRMTLQRAPRNWTRLSALNLFSDALPLHLQVAESLEYQGFSYSLVQSMVQRDQRREHELRQLVQNLLKKIEGIEENSNTLMTMRSMLNIEENRSKDALETIRVLEEKLQQAQNYAEKAAKQVSSHVYRGEKPPGGWPTQVGKAATKKAETMKGVKSEALNFRSPRGVLVLMSPSNEMFVIDKVNKRVQVHNTEGVYLRSFPMVVPDTDEKAMTPHDVSMDANGTLWVVGEGKFADYIVQYSKVGSAMEKFELPETLYLRGIVVDTRNDNILVTEPGGDSGEVQVIRPDGSLVTRFGHPDMRVPDYITVNEEGNILVSDWSTRSLYLYDESGKFLRTEVW, encoded by the exons ATGGCAGGTCCGGCCCGCGAAGGAGTGTCAGTTGCCGACATACGTCATTTGGATTTTCGAGCCACATTACTGGGTATCTCCGATGAATTGACCGACGAGGAAACGGCCAACTTGAAGTTATTTTGTTCGCATCTGATTCCGAAAGGCCAGTTAGCGAATCTCGGACGGGCAGCTGACGTTTTCGACAGGCTGAAACAATTGGACAAAATAGACCAGGAGAACTTGGGCTTTGTTAAAGAGATCCTGGAGAGAATGGGACGACAGGACCTGATCAAAGACGTTCTGTGGCAGTTCGAGCAGCCTGGTCGAGAACTTCCAGAGAGAGTGTCAGATGTCGACAGGCGTCATTTTGATTTCGTGCACGTATTACTCCGTCTTTCGGATGGATTGACCGACGAGGAAACGGCAAACTTTAAGTACTTCTGTTTGGATTTTGTTCCCATTCCGGCGAGAGGCCAATTAGCGCAGCTCCGACGGGCGATTGATGTTTTCTATAAGCTGAGAGAACTGGACAAAATGGACCAGGAGAACTTGGACTTAGTTGAAGAGATCTTGGAGAGAATGGGGCGACGGGACCTGATCAGAAACGTTCTAAGGCCCTTCCAGCCACCTGATAGAGAAATTCCGGAGAACCCTGACCTCCAACCAGGAACAAGCGATGGAAGTGTAAACACTGACG GAACTGCAGACGTAATGTCCAATATTTACGTCGTCGTACAAGGCCAAGTGCGCATGGTCCAGGAATATCTAGATCGTCTTCGAAACAGCCTTGCGTCGCTGTGTCGCACCAGAAAGTCACAGCTCATGTATAGACGATACAGGAGAGACAGGAGCGTCTtggtgcacttctccataccgcgggagaacacCGCGGTGCTGAGGCTCATGGCGGATTACTCAGACCCAAGACTTGTGTACATGGGCATCAAGTCGCTGCAAATTGATGCTGAACCACCCATAACGATCACACAGGAGGCGATGTTGTTTG ATGTCAAGAGACAATATCCAGCAGATGACATCGACGTAGGATGCAGTACTCGGATGACGCTACAGAGGGCGCCTAGGAATtggacccgcctgtctgccTTGAACCTGTTCTCGGATGCCCTGCCCCTCCATTTGCAGGTAGCCGagagtctggagtaccagggcttctctTATAGCCTGGTCCAGTCTATGGTGCAGAGAGATCAGCGTAGGGAGCACGAGTTGAGGCAGCTCGTACAGAACCTCCTCAAGAAGATAGAGGGCATAGAGGAGAATTCCAACACGCTCATGACCATGCGCTCCATGCTCAACATCGAAGAGAACAGGTCAAAGGATGCCCTTGAGACGATCAGagttcttgaagaaaagctACAGCAGGCTCAAAATTACGCAGAGAAAGCCGCCAAGCAGGTGTCATCTCACGTGTACAGGGGGGAGAAACCACCGGGTGGGTGGCCGACACAGGTAGGCAAGGCAGCGACGAAGAAAGCAGAAACGATGAAAGGAGTGAAATCAGAAGCTCTTAACTTCAGGAGCCCTCGCGGCGTGCTCGTCCTGATGTCACCTAGCAACGAGATGTTTGTGATTGATAAAGTAAATAAGCGAGTCCAAGTCCACAACACGGAGGGCGTTTATCTCCGCAGCTTCCCAATGGTCGTGCCAGATACAGATGAGAAGGCCATGACGCCACATGATGTCTCTATGGACGCAAACGGCACACTGTGGGTCGTGGGAGAGGGGAAATTCGCTGACTACATCGTACAATACAGCAAGGTTGGGAGCGCCATGGAGAAGTTTGAACTCCCAGAGACGTTGTATCTTCGTGGGATTGTGGTTGATACGCGCAATGACAACATCCTGGTGACGGAGCCCGGTGGAGACAGTGGTGAGGTGCAAGTGATCCGTCCAGACGGCTCTTTGGTGACGAGGTTCGGTCATCCGGACATGAGAGTGCCTGACTACATCACCGTGAATGAGGAAGGGAACATCCTTGTGTCGGACTGGTCCACTCGATCTCTCTACCTGTATGACGAGTCCGGGAAGTTCCTGCGTACAGAAGTTTGGTGA
- the LOC118426553 gene encoding uncharacterized protein LOC118426553 isoform X2: protein MASPARKRVFQDDEPLKETLPQVSQKKARNKKKGTESFEDELGTTSNDSKSVPQQAEESKKAQDRELNYLRQKIFDNLEYQNTASEWGHVREVQVTVPFSESSFRSVFLQQLSIPRCRKLLKERTLKNCFGARKISVPWYNMAEVDAILGMNWDVRTFRTNTVQLD from the exons ATGGCAAGTCCAGCCCGGAAAAGAGTGTTCCAAGATGACGAACCACTTAAGGAGACCTTACCCCAGGTCTCTCAGAAGAAAGCTCGGAACAAGAAGAAGGGCACTGAGAGTTTCGAGGACGAGCTGGGCACCACCTCAAATGACTCCAAGAGTGTACCACAACAGGCAGAAG AGTCTAAGAAGGCACAAGACAGAGAGCTGAATTATCTTCGCCAGAAGATATTTGACAA CCTAGAGTACCAAAATACTGCATCAGAATGGGGTCATGTCAGAGAGGTCCAGGTCACCGTGCCATTCTCAGAAAGCAGCTTCAGGAGTGTGTTCCTTCAGCAGTTATCCATTCCACGGTGTCGCAAATTGCTGAAGGAACGTACCCTGAAGAACTGTTTCGGAGCGAGGAAAATCAGCGTTCCATGGTACAACATGGCCGAAGTGGACGCCATCCTGGGGATGAACTGGGACGTCAGGACATTCCGGACCAACACG gtgCAACTGGACTGA
- the LOC118426553 gene encoding uncharacterized protein LOC118426553 isoform X1 — translation MASPARKRVFQDDEPLKETLPQVSQKKARNKKKGTESFEDELGTTSNDSKSVPQQAEESKKAQDRELNYLRQKIFDNLEYQNTASEWGHVREVQVTVPFSESSFRSVFLQQLSIPRCRKLLKERTLKNCFGARKISVPWYNMAEVDAILGMNWDVRTFRTNTVCEVIREEGVCLAWGRKKREMFSHIKCPRCNWTENSGAHRPACCTPAVSYLVGEAELHFSFARRRGHWMVGMM, via the exons ATGGCAAGTCCAGCCCGGAAAAGAGTGTTCCAAGATGACGAACCACTTAAGGAGACCTTACCCCAGGTCTCTCAGAAGAAAGCTCGGAACAAGAAGAAGGGCACTGAGAGTTTCGAGGACGAGCTGGGCACCACCTCAAATGACTCCAAGAGTGTACCACAACAGGCAGAAG AGTCTAAGAAGGCACAAGACAGAGAGCTGAATTATCTTCGCCAGAAGATATTTGACAA CCTAGAGTACCAAAATACTGCATCAGAATGGGGTCATGTCAGAGAGGTCCAGGTCACCGTGCCATTCTCAGAAAGCAGCTTCAGGAGTGTGTTCCTTCAGCAGTTATCCATTCCACGGTGTCGCAAATTGCTGAAGGAACGTACCCTGAAGAACTGTTTCGGAGCGAGGAAAATCAGCGTTCCATGGTACAACATGGCCGAAGTGGACGCCATCCTGGGGATGAACTGGGACGTCAGGACATTCCGGACCAACACGGTGTGTGAGGTCATCAGGGAGGAAGGGGTATGTCTGGCTTGGGGACGCAAGAAGAGGGAAATGTTCTCCCACATTAAATGCCCAAG gtgCAACTGGACTGAAAATTCTGGAGCTCACCGACCAGCATGCTGCACACCAGCGGTGTCCTACCTTGTGGGGGAAGCAGAGCTTCACTTCTCATTCGCAAGGAGGAGGGGACACTGGATGGTCGGCATGATGTAA